The following coding sequences are from one Melanotaenia boesemani isolate fMelBoe1 chromosome 19, fMelBoe1.pri, whole genome shotgun sequence window:
- the ric1 gene encoding guanine nucleotide exchange factor subunit RIC1 isoform X2, with the protein MYFLTGWPRRLLCPLKSEEEPFHIQPSSQRFYFALLSETQLSIWFSRPSVLIVSYIESAKAAAQFGFYQKAEWKPDDSMIAVATVKGYLLLFDVLGGGDEKCLYEPVYPKGSPRVKVTPGYKEEQCAPALSLEMKKPVDLEAPITSLQTLQEDLLVCTADGYLHVLHWDGLGCNGRKAICLTTIPFSLDLQSARGGPSLDLEGVYIHCMEYCVTLDGFAVVLSDGRLGFITPLSNTIIADLQGVWAADVNDGTCVAVNNKYRLMAFGCASGSVLVYMIDNTTGSMQLSHKLELTPKHYPDIYNKTGPVKLICWSPDCSVAMVTWECGGLSLWSVFGAQLICTLGEDFAYRSDGTKKDPLKISSMSWGAEGYHLWVLPNKQDKRKQEEQQDVEMNSPPHPSLQAGILQFHFIKSALTVNPCTSNQEQVLLHGEDRLYLTCGDPSQIHSSSDAHTHIHPRDGSPLHQPPSPESSLSQGLSTLLGHKHWHVVQIHSTYLESNWPIRFAAIDTAGQCMAVAGRRGFAHYSLFTRKWKLFGNITQEQNMTVTGGLAWWNDFVVVACYNCTDQQEQLRLYQRSSNLDNAFASVTKLHSNTLLLNVFRDMVILFRADCSICLYSIEKRNDSPNPSVYVELLQEVSMSRYIPHPALVVSVTLTSVRTETGITLKAPQQACMAESIMLNLAGQLIMLQRDRSGPQVREKETPAINKKLLPFCPPVVLAQCVENVWTTCRSNKKKRHLLEALWLSCGEAGMKVWLPLFPRDHRKPHSFLSRRIMLPFHINIYPLAVLFEDALVLGATNETVLYDGMQGPSEPLEALFPYCTVERTSQIYLHHILRQLLVRNLGEQALMLAQSCASLPYFPHVMELMVHVVLEEEATSREPIPDPLLPTVAKFITEFPLFLQTIVHCARKTEYALWNYLFAAVGNPKDLFEECLMAQDLDTAASYLIILQNMEVPAVSRQHATLLFNTALEQGKWDLCRHMIRFLKAIGSGEMDTPPPTPSTQEPSSTGGFEFFRNRSISLSQSADSISTGKFNLQKTFSMPTGASAKGRDVECAENMYIDMMLWRHARHLLEQVRLRDLGCFSAQLGFELIGWLCRERNRVARVEDFVSALKRLHKDFLWPFPVIPLGSLSSPLKNGRCRTVLSTRLLKSQSADSLLNSDMDTAPPSTAPTNHTWMDGLSQGAKDMDTASSGHSNQHSPQTHDAFLSLLTNKVEEYSIGSATDLTETSSVVDGDWMMVDENSSTLSLSQAELEHISMELANKGPHKSQVQLRYLLHVFMEAGCLEWCVVIGLILRDANVIKQMISFLDSPEVPPETVQSIRNGLLAVDTWASTDCLGYKPFLNLIQPQLQQLMESTSEQVQPEAFQPTNQSSKLGGSEGLAGAAVPRAEDSRGVTAPLGLTLPSLEPAGVFSRPPSEDCPPEQTEEQGDEEGAYDCTLS; encoded by the exons ACTGTTAAAGGCTACCTCCTGTTGTTTGATGTTTTGGGTGGTGGAGATGAGAAGTGTCTATATGAGCCTGTCTATCCAAA AGGAAGTCCTCGTGTAAAGGTCACCCCGGGATATAAGGAGGAGCAATGTGCCCCTGCTTTGTCTTTAGAGATGAAGAAGCCTGTTGATCTGGAGGCCCCCATTACCAG TCTGCAGACCCTCCAGGAGGATTTACTAGTTTGTACTGCAGATGGCTACCTTCATGTACTGCACTGGGATGGGCTAGGCTGCAATGGCCGTAAGGCAATCTGCCTTACTACAATCCCCTTTTCATTAGACCTGCAGTCTGCTCGAG GTGGGCCCTCTCTGGACCTGGAGGGCGTTTATATCCATTGTATGGAGTATTGTGTGACTCTGGACGGCTTCGCTGTGGTTCTAAGTGATGGACGCTTGGGCTTTATAACACCGCTGAGCAACACCATAATCGCAGAT CTACAGGGAGTCTGGGCCGCAGATGTGAATGACGGCACCTGTGTGGCTGTCAACAATAAGTACAGACTGATGGCTTTTGGTTGTGCCAG CGGCTCAGTGCTGGTGTACATGATAGACAACACGACAGGATCCATGCAGCtctcccacaaactggagctcACACCAAAACACTATCCAG ACATCTATAACAAGACAGGCCCTGTCAAGCTCATCTGCTGGTCACCTGACTGcagcgttgccatggttacatggGAGTGTGGTGGCTTGTCACTGTGGAGTGTCTTTGGAGCTCAGCTCATCTGCACTTTGGGAGAGGACTTTGC GTATCGTTCTGATGGTACTAAGAAGGATCCCCTTAAAATCAGCTCTATG agctggggagcagagggTTATCACCTGTGGGTGCTCCCTAACAAACAGGACAAGAGGAAACAGGAGGAGCAACAGGATGTGGAAATGAATTCACCTCCTCACCCCTCCCTGCAAGCTGGCATACTGCAGTTCCACTTCATTAAGAGTGCCCTCACAGTCAACCCCTGCACG AGCAACCAGGAGCAGGTGTTACTCCACGGTGAAGACAGACTCTACCTGACCTGTGGTGACCCATCACAGATCCACAGCTCCTctgacgcacacacacacatacacccacgAGATGGCAGCCCGTTGCACCAACCCCCCAGCCCCGAATCCTCTCTCTCTCAGGGACTCAGCACTTTACTGGGACACAAGCACTGGCATGTGGTCCAG attcaCAGCACATACCTAGAGAGCAACTGGCCTATACGG TTTGCAGCCATTGACACAGCAGGCCAGTGCATGGCTGTTGCAGGGAGGCGGGGCTTTGCACACTACTCCTTATTCACACGGAAATGGAAGCTGTTTGGGAACATCACTCAG GAGCAGAACATGACAGTGACAGGAGGTCTGGCTTGGTGGAATGACTTTGTAGTGGTGGCATGCTACAATTGTACCGACCAGCAAGAGCAG TTAAGGCTCTATCAACGCTCATCCAACCTGGACAATGCCTTCGCCTCAGTCACTAAGCTGCACTCAAACACATTGCTGCTCAATGTCTTCAGAGACATGGTCATCCTGTTCAGAGCTGACTGCTCCATCTGCCTCTATAGTATAGAGAAAAGGAACGACAG TCCAAACCCATCCGTCTATGTGGAGTTGCTGCAGGAGGTGTCCATGTCTCGCTACATCCCTCACCCAGCGCTCGTCGTCTCTGTCACACTCACGTCTGTGCGAACAGAGACTGGCATCACACTGAAAGCCCCGCAGCAG GCCTGCATGGCAGAGAGCATCATGTTAAATCTGGCTGGCCAGTTGATCATGCTGCAGAGGGACCGGTCAGGACCACAGGTACGAGAGAAAGAGACACCGGCAATCAACAAGAAGTTG TTACCATTCTGTCCTCCTGTTGTGCTGGCCCAGTGTGTGGAGAACGTGTGGACAACCTGTCGCTCCAACAAGAAGAAGCGACATCTGCTGGAGGCTCTGTGGTTGTCCTGCGGAGAAGCAGGAATGAAAGTATGGCTGCCGCTGTTTCCTAGGGACCATCGTAAGCCACACTCATTCCTCTCCAGACGCATAATGCTGCCCTTCCACATCAACATCTACCCTTTGGCGGTGCTGTTTGAGGACGCCCTGGTGTTGGGGGCAACCAATGAGACTGTGCTCTATGACGGGATGCAGGGACCCTCAGAGCCACTGGAGGCACTGTTTCCCTACTGTACAGTAGAGAGGACCTCCCAGATCTACCTCCACCACATCCTGAGGCAGCTGCTTGTTCGCAACCTGGGTGAACAG GCTTTGATGTTGGCTCAGTCATGTGCCTCCCTCCCCTACTTCCCCCATGTCATGGAGCTGATGGTCCATGTGGTACTGGAAGAAGAGGCAACTTCACGAGAACCCATACCCGACCCTCTGCTGCCCACCGTGGCTAAGTTCATCACTGAGTTCCCCCTCTTCCTCCAGACCATCGTCCACTGTGCCAGAAAGACTGAGTACGCCCTGTGGAACTACTTGTTTGCAGCTGTGGGGAACCCCAAAGATTTGTTTGAGGAGTGTCTCATGGCTCAAGATCTGGACACAGCAGCCTCCTACCTAATCATTCTTCAG AACATGGAGGTTCCAGCGGTGAGCAGACAACATGCCACTCTTCTCTTCAACACTGCACTTGAACAAGGCAAGTGGGACCTCTGCCGGCACATGATCCGATTTCTCAAAGCCATAGGCTCAGGGGAGATGGATACTCCACCCCCAACGCCCTCTACTCAG GAACCCAGCTCAACTGGAGGTTTCGAGTTCTTTAGAAATCGCAGCATCAGTTTGTCTCAGTCAGCAGACTCCATCTCCACAGGAAAGTTCAACCTGCAGAAGACCTTCAGTATGCCCACTGGAGCTTCTGCCAAAGG TCGGGATGTGGAGTGTGCAGAGAACATGTACATTGATATGATGCTCTGGCGCCATGCCCGTCACCTCCTGGAGCAGGTTCGCCTCCGTGACTTGGGATGCTTTTCTGCACAGCTGGGTTTCGAGCTCATCGGCTGGTTGTGCCGCGAGCGAAACCGTGTGGCCCGAGTTGAAGACTTTGTTTCAGCTTTGAAGAGACTCCACAAGGACTTCCTCTGGCCGTTCCCTGTTATCCCACTGGGAAGCCTGAGCTCACCACTGAAGAACGGACGCTGTCGCACAG TGTTGAGTACACGGCTGTTGAAATCCCAGTCTGCAGACAGTCTGCTGAACAGTGATATGGACACAGCACCACCTTCAACAGCTCCCACCAACCACACCTGGATGGATGGGCTTAGTCAGGGGGCCAAAGACATGGACACAGCCTCATCTGGTCATTCCAACCAACACTCACCACAGACACATGACGCCTTCCTGTCACTCCTCACTAATAAAG TCGAGGAGTACAGCATTGGCTCGGCCACAGACCTGACAGAGACCAGCTCTGTGGTGGATGGGGACTGGATGATGGTTGATGAGAACTCCTCCACTTTGAGTCTGAGCCAGGCTGAGCTGGAGCATATCTCCATGGAGCTGGCCAACAAAGGCCCACACAAGTCTCAGGTGCAGCTCAG GTacctcctccatgttttcatggAAGCGGGTTGTCTGGAGTGGTGTGTTGTGATTGGTTTGATCCTGCGGGATGCAAACGTCATCAAGCAGATGATCAGCTTCCTGGACAGCCCCGAGGTTCCTCCTGAAACTGTGCAAAGCATCCGAAACGGCTTATTGGCTGTGGATACATGGGCCTCCACTGACTG CTTGGGATACAAACCTTTTCTCAATCTGATCCAGCCACAGCTTCAACAGCTGATGGAGTCGACATCTGAGCAGGTGCAGCCCGAAGCTTTCCAACCCACCAACCAGAGCTCCAAGCTTGGTGGCTCTGAAGGGCTGGCAGGAGCTGCGGTACCTCGAGCCGAAGACAGCAGGGGAGTAACGGCTCCTCTGGGCTTGACCTTGCCCTCCCTTGAACCAGCAGGTGTTTTTTCCCGTCCCCCTTCTGAGGACTGTCCACCTGAGCAGACAGAGGAGCAAGGAGACGAGGAGGGAGCCTATGACTGCACCTTGTCTTGA
- the ric1 gene encoding guanine nucleotide exchange factor subunit RIC1 isoform X1: protein MYFLTGWPRRLLCPLKSEEEPFHIQPSSQRFYFALLSETQLSIWFSRPSVLIVSYIESAKAAAQFGFYQKAEWKPDDSMIAVATVKGYLLLFDVLGGGDEKCLYEPVYPKGSPRVKVTPGYKEEQCAPALSLEMKKPVDLEAPITSLQTLQEDLLVCTADGYLHVLHWDGLGCNGRKAICLTTIPFSLDLQSARGGPSLDLEGVYIHCMEYCVTLDGFAVVLSDGRLGFITPLSNTIIADQLQGVWAADVNDGTCVAVNNKYRLMAFGCASGSVLVYMIDNTTGSMQLSHKLELTPKHYPDIYNKTGPVKLICWSPDCSVAMVTWECGGLSLWSVFGAQLICTLGEDFAYRSDGTKKDPLKISSMSWGAEGYHLWVLPNKQDKRKQEEQQDVEMNSPPHPSLQAGILQFHFIKSALTVNPCTSNQEQVLLHGEDRLYLTCGDPSQIHSSSDAHTHIHPRDGSPLHQPPSPESSLSQGLSTLLGHKHWHVVQIHSTYLESNWPIRFAAIDTAGQCMAVAGRRGFAHYSLFTRKWKLFGNITQEQNMTVTGGLAWWNDFVVVACYNCTDQQEQLRLYQRSSNLDNAFASVTKLHSNTLLLNVFRDMVILFRADCSICLYSIEKRNDSPNPSVYVELLQEVSMSRYIPHPALVVSVTLTSVRTETGITLKAPQQACMAESIMLNLAGQLIMLQRDRSGPQVREKETPAINKKLLPFCPPVVLAQCVENVWTTCRSNKKKRHLLEALWLSCGEAGMKVWLPLFPRDHRKPHSFLSRRIMLPFHINIYPLAVLFEDALVLGATNETVLYDGMQGPSEPLEALFPYCTVERTSQIYLHHILRQLLVRNLGEQALMLAQSCASLPYFPHVMELMVHVVLEEEATSREPIPDPLLPTVAKFITEFPLFLQTIVHCARKTEYALWNYLFAAVGNPKDLFEECLMAQDLDTAASYLIILQNMEVPAVSRQHATLLFNTALEQGKWDLCRHMIRFLKAIGSGEMDTPPPTPSTQEPSSTGGFEFFRNRSISLSQSADSISTGKFNLQKTFSMPTGASAKGRDVECAENMYIDMMLWRHARHLLEQVRLRDLGCFSAQLGFELIGWLCRERNRVARVEDFVSALKRLHKDFLWPFPVIPLGSLSSPLKNGRCRTVLSTRLLKSQSADSLLNSDMDTAPPSTAPTNHTWMDGLSQGAKDMDTASSGHSNQHSPQTHDAFLSLLTNKVEEYSIGSATDLTETSSVVDGDWMMVDENSSTLSLSQAELEHISMELANKGPHKSQVQLRYLLHVFMEAGCLEWCVVIGLILRDANVIKQMISFLDSPEVPPETVQSIRNGLLAVDTWASTDCLGYKPFLNLIQPQLQQLMESTSEQVQPEAFQPTNQSSKLGGSEGLAGAAVPRAEDSRGVTAPLGLTLPSLEPAGVFSRPPSEDCPPEQTEEQGDEEGAYDCTLS, encoded by the exons ACTGTTAAAGGCTACCTCCTGTTGTTTGATGTTTTGGGTGGTGGAGATGAGAAGTGTCTATATGAGCCTGTCTATCCAAA AGGAAGTCCTCGTGTAAAGGTCACCCCGGGATATAAGGAGGAGCAATGTGCCCCTGCTTTGTCTTTAGAGATGAAGAAGCCTGTTGATCTGGAGGCCCCCATTACCAG TCTGCAGACCCTCCAGGAGGATTTACTAGTTTGTACTGCAGATGGCTACCTTCATGTACTGCACTGGGATGGGCTAGGCTGCAATGGCCGTAAGGCAATCTGCCTTACTACAATCCCCTTTTCATTAGACCTGCAGTCTGCTCGAG GTGGGCCCTCTCTGGACCTGGAGGGCGTTTATATCCATTGTATGGAGTATTGTGTGACTCTGGACGGCTTCGCTGTGGTTCTAAGTGATGGACGCTTGGGCTTTATAACACCGCTGAGCAACACCATAATCGCAGAT CAGCTACAGGGAGTCTGGGCCGCAGATGTGAATGACGGCACCTGTGTGGCTGTCAACAATAAGTACAGACTGATGGCTTTTGGTTGTGCCAG CGGCTCAGTGCTGGTGTACATGATAGACAACACGACAGGATCCATGCAGCtctcccacaaactggagctcACACCAAAACACTATCCAG ACATCTATAACAAGACAGGCCCTGTCAAGCTCATCTGCTGGTCACCTGACTGcagcgttgccatggttacatggGAGTGTGGTGGCTTGTCACTGTGGAGTGTCTTTGGAGCTCAGCTCATCTGCACTTTGGGAGAGGACTTTGC GTATCGTTCTGATGGTACTAAGAAGGATCCCCTTAAAATCAGCTCTATG agctggggagcagagggTTATCACCTGTGGGTGCTCCCTAACAAACAGGACAAGAGGAAACAGGAGGAGCAACAGGATGTGGAAATGAATTCACCTCCTCACCCCTCCCTGCAAGCTGGCATACTGCAGTTCCACTTCATTAAGAGTGCCCTCACAGTCAACCCCTGCACG AGCAACCAGGAGCAGGTGTTACTCCACGGTGAAGACAGACTCTACCTGACCTGTGGTGACCCATCACAGATCCACAGCTCCTctgacgcacacacacacatacacccacgAGATGGCAGCCCGTTGCACCAACCCCCCAGCCCCGAATCCTCTCTCTCTCAGGGACTCAGCACTTTACTGGGACACAAGCACTGGCATGTGGTCCAG attcaCAGCACATACCTAGAGAGCAACTGGCCTATACGG TTTGCAGCCATTGACACAGCAGGCCAGTGCATGGCTGTTGCAGGGAGGCGGGGCTTTGCACACTACTCCTTATTCACACGGAAATGGAAGCTGTTTGGGAACATCACTCAG GAGCAGAACATGACAGTGACAGGAGGTCTGGCTTGGTGGAATGACTTTGTAGTGGTGGCATGCTACAATTGTACCGACCAGCAAGAGCAG TTAAGGCTCTATCAACGCTCATCCAACCTGGACAATGCCTTCGCCTCAGTCACTAAGCTGCACTCAAACACATTGCTGCTCAATGTCTTCAGAGACATGGTCATCCTGTTCAGAGCTGACTGCTCCATCTGCCTCTATAGTATAGAGAAAAGGAACGACAG TCCAAACCCATCCGTCTATGTGGAGTTGCTGCAGGAGGTGTCCATGTCTCGCTACATCCCTCACCCAGCGCTCGTCGTCTCTGTCACACTCACGTCTGTGCGAACAGAGACTGGCATCACACTGAAAGCCCCGCAGCAG GCCTGCATGGCAGAGAGCATCATGTTAAATCTGGCTGGCCAGTTGATCATGCTGCAGAGGGACCGGTCAGGACCACAGGTACGAGAGAAAGAGACACCGGCAATCAACAAGAAGTTG TTACCATTCTGTCCTCCTGTTGTGCTGGCCCAGTGTGTGGAGAACGTGTGGACAACCTGTCGCTCCAACAAGAAGAAGCGACATCTGCTGGAGGCTCTGTGGTTGTCCTGCGGAGAAGCAGGAATGAAAGTATGGCTGCCGCTGTTTCCTAGGGACCATCGTAAGCCACACTCATTCCTCTCCAGACGCATAATGCTGCCCTTCCACATCAACATCTACCCTTTGGCGGTGCTGTTTGAGGACGCCCTGGTGTTGGGGGCAACCAATGAGACTGTGCTCTATGACGGGATGCAGGGACCCTCAGAGCCACTGGAGGCACTGTTTCCCTACTGTACAGTAGAGAGGACCTCCCAGATCTACCTCCACCACATCCTGAGGCAGCTGCTTGTTCGCAACCTGGGTGAACAG GCTTTGATGTTGGCTCAGTCATGTGCCTCCCTCCCCTACTTCCCCCATGTCATGGAGCTGATGGTCCATGTGGTACTGGAAGAAGAGGCAACTTCACGAGAACCCATACCCGACCCTCTGCTGCCCACCGTGGCTAAGTTCATCACTGAGTTCCCCCTCTTCCTCCAGACCATCGTCCACTGTGCCAGAAAGACTGAGTACGCCCTGTGGAACTACTTGTTTGCAGCTGTGGGGAACCCCAAAGATTTGTTTGAGGAGTGTCTCATGGCTCAAGATCTGGACACAGCAGCCTCCTACCTAATCATTCTTCAG AACATGGAGGTTCCAGCGGTGAGCAGACAACATGCCACTCTTCTCTTCAACACTGCACTTGAACAAGGCAAGTGGGACCTCTGCCGGCACATGATCCGATTTCTCAAAGCCATAGGCTCAGGGGAGATGGATACTCCACCCCCAACGCCCTCTACTCAG GAACCCAGCTCAACTGGAGGTTTCGAGTTCTTTAGAAATCGCAGCATCAGTTTGTCTCAGTCAGCAGACTCCATCTCCACAGGAAAGTTCAACCTGCAGAAGACCTTCAGTATGCCCACTGGAGCTTCTGCCAAAGG TCGGGATGTGGAGTGTGCAGAGAACATGTACATTGATATGATGCTCTGGCGCCATGCCCGTCACCTCCTGGAGCAGGTTCGCCTCCGTGACTTGGGATGCTTTTCTGCACAGCTGGGTTTCGAGCTCATCGGCTGGTTGTGCCGCGAGCGAAACCGTGTGGCCCGAGTTGAAGACTTTGTTTCAGCTTTGAAGAGACTCCACAAGGACTTCCTCTGGCCGTTCCCTGTTATCCCACTGGGAAGCCTGAGCTCACCACTGAAGAACGGACGCTGTCGCACAG TGTTGAGTACACGGCTGTTGAAATCCCAGTCTGCAGACAGTCTGCTGAACAGTGATATGGACACAGCACCACCTTCAACAGCTCCCACCAACCACACCTGGATGGATGGGCTTAGTCAGGGGGCCAAAGACATGGACACAGCCTCATCTGGTCATTCCAACCAACACTCACCACAGACACATGACGCCTTCCTGTCACTCCTCACTAATAAAG TCGAGGAGTACAGCATTGGCTCGGCCACAGACCTGACAGAGACCAGCTCTGTGGTGGATGGGGACTGGATGATGGTTGATGAGAACTCCTCCACTTTGAGTCTGAGCCAGGCTGAGCTGGAGCATATCTCCATGGAGCTGGCCAACAAAGGCCCACACAAGTCTCAGGTGCAGCTCAG GTacctcctccatgttttcatggAAGCGGGTTGTCTGGAGTGGTGTGTTGTGATTGGTTTGATCCTGCGGGATGCAAACGTCATCAAGCAGATGATCAGCTTCCTGGACAGCCCCGAGGTTCCTCCTGAAACTGTGCAAAGCATCCGAAACGGCTTATTGGCTGTGGATACATGGGCCTCCACTGACTG CTTGGGATACAAACCTTTTCTCAATCTGATCCAGCCACAGCTTCAACAGCTGATGGAGTCGACATCTGAGCAGGTGCAGCCCGAAGCTTTCCAACCCACCAACCAGAGCTCCAAGCTTGGTGGCTCTGAAGGGCTGGCAGGAGCTGCGGTACCTCGAGCCGAAGACAGCAGGGGAGTAACGGCTCCTCTGGGCTTGACCTTGCCCTCCCTTGAACCAGCAGGTGTTTTTTCCCGTCCCCCTTCTGAGGACTGTCCACCTGAGCAGACAGAGGAGCAAGGAGACGAGGAGGGAGCCTATGACTGCACCTTGTCTTGA